In Solanum stenotomum isolate F172 chromosome 6, ASM1918654v1, whole genome shotgun sequence, one DNA window encodes the following:
- the LOC125867292 gene encoding uncharacterized protein LOC125867292, whose amino-acid sequence MDFFSRNTSDDSSGFQQDIARCPFLTNINEPTNFSFSSPIGFPVPVRGGKGPIFEDGPNFDMAFRLFHGQNGAVPLSGRLSITNEKPDPEPAARHFNPLVAKAATISLSSFGFGGPFGFDSFSEKWKNQKKKSESSKRQGGDSEHEALSNEWLQNGNCPIAKSYRAVSTVLPLVAKVFQPPPGVKLKCPPAIVAARAALSRTAFAKNLRPQPLPAKVLVIGVLGMAANIPLGVWREHTEKFSPSWFAAVHAAVPFIAILRKSILMPKAAMAFTIGASVLGQVIGSRAERLRLKTVAARELVPMESSTPGHIHLVVDEARGGHCNEIVASNKVPLHAGFLSSASVVS is encoded by the exons ATGGATTTTTTCTCTAGGAATACAAGTGATGACTCTTCAGGTTTCCAGCAAGACATTGCTAGGTGCCCATTTTTGACGAATATCAATGAGCCAACTAATTTTTCCTTCTCAAGCCCCATTGGTTTTCCCGTTCCA GTACGTGGAGGAAAAGGTCCTATCTTCGAGGATGGTCCTAACTTTGACATGGCATTCAGGCTTTTCCATGGCCAGAATGGTGCTGTCCCACTTTCTGGGAGACTGTCCATTACGAATGAGAAACCAGATCCTGAACCTGCAGCTCGTCATTTCAACCCTTTGGTGGCAAAGGCAGCTACCATAAGTCTCTCATCTTTTGGATTTGGAGGACCATTTGGTTTTGATTCATTCTCTGAGAAGTGGAAGAATCAAAAGAAGAAGTCTGAGTCATCCAAAAGACAG GGAGGAGATTCAGAACATGAAGCACTAAGCAATGAGTGGTTGCAGAATGGGAATTGTCCTATTGCGAAGTCGTACCGTGCTGTAAGTACTGTCCTTCCTCTTGTAGCAAAGGTTTTTCAGCCCCCTCCTGGTGTGAAACTCAAGTGCCCCCCTGCTATAGTAGCTGCCCGAGCTGCTCTATCACGGACAGCCTTTGCGAAAAACTTGCGACCACAACCTTTGCCTGCAAAAGTATTAGTGATTGGTGTTTTGGGCATGGCAGCAAATATTCCTTTAGGCGTATGGAGAGAACACACTGAAAAATTTTCACCATCTTGGTTTGCAGCTGTACATGCAGCTGTGCCATTCATAGCCATTCTGAGGAAGTCCATTTTGATGCCTAAAGCGGCTATGGCGTTTACCATTGGAGCATCTGTTCTGGGGCAAGTGATAGGCTCAAGGGCAGAACGACTTCGGCTCAAAACAGTTGCAGCTAGGGAACTGGTTCCTATGGAAAGCTCTACTCCAGGACACATCCATCTAGTCGTTGATGAAGCTAGAGGGGGACACTGCAACGAGATTGTTGCTTCAAACAAGGTTCCTTTGCATGCCGGTTTCCTTTCATCAGCTAGTGTAGTTAGCTGA
- the LOC125867301 gene encoding uncharacterized protein LOC125867301, whose amino-acid sequence MAMYIRVKRNKTTYFIQCDPTETILQMKEKLSNLIDQPANDQQLVLLPAGDVLEDSKSLADQKVENDAVVALTLRKDDNEFEDVNIVKPNDEF is encoded by the exons ATG GCAATGTATATCCGTGTGAAGCGTAATAAGACCACCTACTTTATTCAATGTGACCCAACTGAGACAATTCTACAAATGAAGGAGAAATTGTCTAACCTCATAGATCAACCTGCTAATGATCAGCAATTAGTCCTGCTGCCTGCTGGAGATGTGTTGGAAGACTCGAAGTCCCTAGCTGATCAGAAG GTTGAAAATGACGCTGTGGTGGCACTGACTCTGAGAAAAG ATGACAATGAATTCGAGGATGTGAATATCGTGAAACCAAATGATGAATTTTAG
- the LOC125867295 gene encoding chlorophyll a-b binding protein 6A, chloroplastic — protein MASNTLMSCGIPAVCPSFLSSSKSKFAAAMPVSVGATSSMSRFSMSADWMPGQPRPSYLDGSAPGDFGFDPLGFGEVPENLERYKESELIHCRWAMLAVPGILVPEALGLGNWVKAQEWAAIPGGQATYLGQPVPWGTLPTILVIEFLAIAFVEHQRSMEKDSEKKKYPGGAFDPLGYSKDPAKFEELKVKEIKNGRLALLAFVGFCVQQSAYPGTGPLENLATHLADPWHNNIGDVVIPKGIFPN, from the exons atgGCTTCTAATACATTGATGAGTTGTGGAATTCCAGCTGTTTGCCcctcttttctctcttcttccaAGTCCAAATTCGCTGCGGCGATGCCGGTGTCCGTCGGAGCTACCAGCTCCATGTCTCGATTCTCCATGTCCGCCGATTGGATGCCCGGGCAGCCCCGTCCATCCTACCTCGATGGCTCAGCCCCCGG AGATTTTGGATTTGATCCACTTGGTTTTGGAGAAGTACCAGAAAATTTGGAAAGATACAAAGAATCTGAACTTATTCATTGCAGATGGGCTATGCTTGCTGTT CCCGGAATCCTAGTACCAGAGGCATTGGGCTTAGGCAATTGGGTCAAGGCCCAAGAATGGGCAGCCATTCCTGGAGGACAAGCTACATATTTGGGCCAGCCTGTTCCATGGGGAACACTTCCTACTATTTTGGTTATTGAGTTTCTAGCCATAGCCTTTGTAGAGCATCAAAGGAGTATGGAAAAGGATTCAGAAAAGAAGAAGTACCCTGGTGGGGCTTTTGACCCATTGGGTTACTCTAAAGACCCTGCTAAATTTGAAGAACTCAAAGTCAAGGAAATCAAGAATG GTCGTCTTGCATTGTTGGCATTTGTGGGATTTTGTGTACAACAATCAGCATATCCAGGAACAGGACCATTGGAGAACTTGGCAACTCACTTGGCTGACCCATGGCACAACAACATTGGGGATGTTGTTATCCCTAAAGGCATTTTCCCTAATTGA